Proteins from a single region of Drosophila biarmipes strain raj3 chromosome 3R, RU_DBia_V1.1, whole genome shotgun sequence:
- the LOC108031296 gene encoding metallothionein-3: MGCKGCGANCKCTDTKCGDNCACSQDCKCVCKNGPKDQCCKTK; this comes from the exons ATGGGTTGCAAAGGTTGCGGAGCTA ACTGCAAGTGCACGGACACCAAGTGCGGCGACAACTGCGCCTGCAGTCAGGACTGCAAGTGCGTGTGCAAGAATGGACCCAAGGATCAGTGCTGCAAGACCAAGTAg